From one Rhodamnia argentea isolate NSW1041297 chromosome 1, ASM2092103v1, whole genome shotgun sequence genomic stretch:
- the LOC125314160 gene encoding desmethyl-deoxy-podophyllotoxin synthase-like yields the protein MTMFSSMAIQLPSASALFASLLFLFVILKQWKKSNGAKKDSPSKLPPGPKMLPLLGNLHQMMGSLPHHSLRDLARRHGPIMRLQLGEILTIVISSADMVKEILGKNELTFAQRPEISAHEVMSYENSSFVFSPYGEYWRQMRKICVVELLSMKKVLSFRSIREQECWNMMKTIQSSQGKPVNASKMVLHLINDITSRAAFGERCKYRDEFLSFLKEVTMLGGGFELPDLFPSIWFLRYLSRMKPAWERLHKKIDLILNHIIEEHKEKLKGNGGNDEEDENAREDLVDVLLNLQKSSEMNYFIKPHVIKNIVMEIFAAGTDPSSTTIDWAFSEMLRNPRVMEKAQAEVRSILQGKTQVREQDIQGLEYLKLVVKETLRMHPPAPLLTRESREACVINGYEIPKKTKIVINAYAVGRDPEFWTDPESFVPERFLNSSVDFRGLSFEYIPFGGGRRMCPGINFGLANIELPLAQLLYHFDWSLADGIKAQDLDMSETFGVTSRRKNPLIVVAEPRVPFSYDGDHDK from the exons ATGACAATGTTCTCTTCAATGGCCATCCAGTTGCCTTCTGCTTCTGCCCTCTTCGcttccctcctcttcctcttcgtcatTCTAAAGCAATGGAAAAAATCCAATGGTGCCAAGAAAGACTCTCCTTCGAAATTGCCGCCGGGGCCGAAGATGCTCCCTCTTCTGGGGAACCTTCACCAGATGATGGGGTCCCTCCCTCACCACTCGCTCCGGGACTTGGCCAGAAGGCATGGGCCAATCATGCGCCTCCAGCTGGGGGAGATCCTGACCATCGTCATCTCGTCGGCGGACATGGTCAAGGAGATCCTCGGCAAGAACGAGCTCACCTTTGCCCAGAGGCCTGAGATCTCGGCCCATGAGGTCATGTCCTATGAGAACTCGAGCTTCGTGTTCTCGCCCTACGGCGAGTATTGGAGGCAGATGCGCAAGATTTGCGTGGTGGAGCTCCTGAGCATGAAGAAGGTCCTCTCCTTCCGATCCATAAGAGAGCAAGAGTGCTGGAACATGATGAAAACGATACAGTCATCTCAAGGGAAGCCTGTGAACGCGAGCAAGATGGTACTGCACCTGATTAATGACATCACCTCTAGGGCAGCGTTTGGCGAGAGATGCAAATATAGAGACGAGTTCCTTTCTTTCCTCAAGGAAGTGACGATGCTTGGTGGCGGGTTCGAGCTTCCAGATCTCTTCCCTTCGATCTGGTTCTTGCGTTATCTGTCGAGGATGAAACCGGCTTGGGAGAGATTGCACAAGAAGATTGATTTGATTCTCAACCACATCATTGAAGAACACAAGGAGAAATTGAAGGGGAACGGTGGGAACGACGAGGAGGACGAGAATGCAAGAGAAGATCTGGTGGATGTGCTCTTGAATCTCCAGAAGAGTAGTGAAATGAACTACTTCATCAAGCCAcatgtcataaaaaatattgtcatg GAAATATTTGCTGCTGGGACAGACCCATCCTCGACGACCATAGATTGGGCCTTCTCGGAGATGCTGAGGAACCCCCGAGTGATGGAGAAGGCGCAGGCCGAGGTCCGATCCATCCTGCAGGGCAAGACCCAGGTCCGCGAGCAGGACATCCAGGGCCTCGAGTACCTGAAGCTCGTGGTCAAGGAGACCCTGAGGATGCACCCGCCGGCCCCGCTCCTGACCCGAGAGTCGCGCGAGGCGTGCGTGATCAATGGCTACGAGATCCCCAAGAAGACCAAGATTGTGATCAACGCATATGCAGTGGGGAGGGACCCTGAGTTCTGGACAGACCCGGAGTCATTTGTGCCTGAGAGGTTCCTGAACTCGTCGGTCGATTTCAGAGGGTTGAGCTTTGAGTACATACCCTTTGGCGGTGGGAGGAGGATGTGTCCCGGAATCAATTTCGGGCTTGCGAACATCGAGCTTCCCCTGGCTCAGCTCCTGTACCACTTCGACTGGTCCCTGGCTGACGGGATTAAGGCACAAGACCTGGACATGTCTGAGACTTTTGGGGTCACTTCCAGGAGGAAGAATCCCTTGATCGTGGTTGCTGAGCCCCGTGTCCCGTTCTCGTACG